Proteins encoded in a region of the Inquilinus sp. KBS0705 genome:
- a CDS encoding GNAT family N-acetyltransferase has protein sequence MISIRLATFNDIPVLQALIALSVRGLSIGYYTPAQIDSSIKYIFGIDSQLITDGTYYVAENDGVIAGCGGWSKRNTLYGGDQHKEVEDPLLDPLTDAARIRAFFVHPDYARQGIGRQIITICESAAQANGFTKFELGATLPGVPLYKVMGYHDVKVIDEPLPDGEVLRIVKMRKGV, from the coding sequence ATGATCAGTATTCGCCTTGCCACCTTTAACGATATACCCGTATTACAGGCATTAATAGCCTTGTCTGTACGCGGGCTAAGCATAGGCTATTACACCCCGGCGCAGATAGACAGTTCCATCAAATACATTTTTGGCATCGATAGCCAGCTGATAACCGACGGTACTTACTATGTCGCCGAAAACGATGGGGTAATTGCAGGGTGTGGCGGATGGAGCAAACGCAATACCCTGTATGGCGGCGACCAGCATAAAGAAGTTGAAGACCCACTGCTTGACCCATTAACCGATGCCGCCCGTATACGCGCCTTTTTTGTGCATCCCGATTATGCCCGCCAGGGTATTGGCCGGCAAATTATTACCATTTGCGAAAGTGCCGCCCAGGCCAATGGCTTTACCAAATTTGAACTGGGTGCCACCCTACCAGGCGTACCGCTTTACAAGGTAATGGGCTACCATGATGTAAAGGTTATTGATGAACCTTTACCCGA